Proteins encoded by one window of Cyclobacteriaceae bacterium:
- a CDS encoding chemotaxis protein CheB, with amino-acid sequence MSMFTLNNSYKAVVIGGSAGSFQGVVKILSQLPKGFPLPIIMALHRLKHVRHGFVEALSLKSVVQVVEPDDKEPLKKGGVYLAPANYHLSVELGNNFSLSTEEMMNNSRPAIDITLGSCAYVFKDKLIGILLSGANKDGALGMKYIKDRGGLTIVQEPSECMIETMPKAAMALTKIDHVLKVDQIIEFFKELDKQYR; translated from the coding sequence ATGAGCATGTTTACTTTAAATAACAGCTACAAAGCCGTTGTAATCGGTGGATCAGCCGGGAGTTTTCAGGGAGTAGTGAAAATACTTTCTCAATTACCGAAGGGATTTCCGCTGCCGATTATTATGGCGCTGCACCGGTTGAAACACGTGCGCCACGGATTCGTGGAAGCACTTTCGCTGAAGAGTGTAGTGCAGGTAGTAGAGCCTGATGACAAGGAGCCTTTAAAAAAAGGTGGCGTTTACCTGGCTCCGGCCAATTATCACCTTTCGGTTGAGTTGGGAAATAATTTTTCCCTGTCGACTGAGGAGATGATGAACAACTCACGCCCCGCGATTGACATTACGTTAGGATCGTGTGCGTATGTTTTTAAAGATAAGCTGATTGGCATCCTGCTCTCAGGAGCAAATAAAGATGGTGCCCTCGGCATGAAATATATAAAGGACCGTGGCGGATTAACCATTGTTCAGGAACCTTCGGAGTGTATGATTGAAACCATGCCTAAGGCTGCCATGGCCCTGACAAAAATTGATCACGTGTTGAAAGTGGATCAGATTATAGAATTTTTTAAAGAATTAGATAAGCAATACCGATGA
- a CDS encoding protein-glutamate O-methyltransferase CheR, producing the protein MQDIDIVDLKKISEFIFQKYQYDFRNYAMSSFKRRVQRILELKKLTVDGLIKKLTDTPSFINEFLDELTVNVTEMFRDPSFWRIMREEIIPAILLNHKQFKIWHAGCSSGEEVLSMAILLKEMGILDSVQLYATDLDTTILERARSATYSMKNMELNEKNYIRFQGAGSLTDYYKAENGYAVFNKDLLANVNFRKHDLVLGEPFNKFDLILCRNVMIYFNQTLQNDVLKKFHESLFKYGYLAIGSKESLIWCDYANRFIVVNNEEKIYKKIKD; encoded by the coding sequence ATGCAGGACATTGACATAGTCGACCTGAAAAAGATTTCGGAATTCATTTTCCAGAAATACCAGTACGACTTTCGCAACTACGCCATGTCCTCTTTCAAGCGCAGGGTTCAGCGTATCCTCGAATTGAAAAAGCTCACTGTTGATGGGCTGATTAAAAAATTAACCGATACGCCATCCTTTATTAACGAGTTTCTGGACGAACTGACCGTTAACGTTACGGAAATGTTCCGCGACCCGAGCTTCTGGCGCATCATGCGGGAAGAAATAATCCCCGCTATACTCCTGAATCACAAGCAATTCAAAATTTGGCATGCCGGATGTTCCTCGGGCGAAGAGGTACTCTCCATGGCCATTTTGTTAAAGGAAATGGGTATTCTGGATAGTGTGCAGCTTTATGCCACCGACCTGGATACCACTATTCTTGAGCGTGCCCGGTCGGCAACCTACTCCATGAAAAACATGGAGCTGAATGAGAAAAACTACATCCGCTTTCAGGGGGCTGGCTCGTTAACCGATTATTATAAAGCAGAGAATGGCTATGCCGTGTTCAACAAGGACCTGCTGGCCAATGTAAACTTCAGAAAACACGATCTGGTATTGGGTGAACCCTTTAACAAGTTCGACCTGATTTTGTGCCGGAACGTCATGATCTATTTCAACCAAACGTTGCAAAACGATGTGTTGAAAAAATTTCATGAGAGCTTATTCAAGTATGGCTACCTCGCCATCGGATCAAAAGAATCGCTGATCTGGTGCGATTATGCCAACCGCTTTATTGTAGTGAACAACGAAGAGAAAATTTATAAGAAGATAAAAGATTAA
- the cdd gene encoding cytidine deaminase → MSEFSMFNHFDELDQESKYLAHKAKDAANHAHAPYSKFTVGAALILDDGTVVTGANYENAAYPSGMCAERVALFAAAAQHPERRIMKIAIVAKKKGGKELVPATSCGPCRQVMLEFEMNQKKPITIVMQADDNSWVMAPSAQSLLPFSFTRNNLDHSHKK, encoded by the coding sequence ATGAGTGAATTCAGCATGTTCAACCATTTCGATGAACTGGATCAGGAGTCGAAATACCTCGCCCACAAAGCCAAGGATGCCGCCAATCATGCCCATGCGCCCTACTCAAAATTTACGGTTGGCGCTGCCCTTATTTTAGATGACGGTACTGTTGTAACCGGAGCAAATTATGAGAATGCGGCATATCCATCAGGCATGTGTGCCGAACGGGTCGCACTTTTTGCAGCAGCAGCTCAACATCCTGAAAGGCGTATTATGAAAATCGCCATTGTTGCTAAAAAAAAGGGTGGCAAAGAGCTTGTTCCTGCAACCTCATGTGGCCCTTGCCGGCAGGTCATGCTTGAATTTGAGATGAATCAGAAGAAACCCATCACCATCGTGATGCAAGCCGATGACAACTCCTGGGTAATGGCCCCCTCTGCCCAGTCGCTGCTGCCGTTTAGTTTTACCCGAAACAACCTGGATCATTCCCATAAAAAATAG